The Silurus meridionalis isolate SWU-2019-XX chromosome 16, ASM1480568v1, whole genome shotgun sequence genome has a segment encoding these proteins:
- the LOC124398823 gene encoding membrane cofactor protein-like isoform X4, whose product MGKTMWVTPSSSLILLLLTCLVKFGEIRAQCVRPVVGENRVLADDSGQTSFPEGSSVKFKCGTGYQPADPTASRTITCSGQQWTTLDLQCKKKSCGSPGELSNGRYLTPDGILFGATATAQCNPGFVVSGTKMRNCVDAGWDGRPAECEVIKCLPPAQIDHGTYEPLEDHYDYLSVVTYTCNHPYSLDGPQTISCSDDATFQPSPPRCVDIKCDAPKIDNAIRIEGKAPPYTGGNFVNYQCNKGYKMKGTGYLVCGKNGWNPPPPVCVSSPGPDPSPGPGPGPSPGPGPEKGNGLAIGLGVAAGLVVLITVIVCCVKKSSGWGKVPTRNEA is encoded by the exons ATGGGTAAAACCATGTGGGTGACACCGAGCTCCAGTCtgatcctcctcctcctcacatgTCTGGTGAAGTTCGGAGAAATTCGAG cACAATGCGTGAGACCCGTTGTTGGGGAAAACAGGGTTCTTGCTGATGATTCAGGCCAAACGAGTTTCCCTGAAGGATCATCAGTAAAATTCAAATGCGGCACTGGTTATCAGCCTGCAGATCCAACAGCTTCCCGGACAATCACGTGCAGTGGACAACAGTGGACCACACTAGATCTTCAGTGCAAAA aaaagtccTGTGGAAGTCCAGGAGAGTTGTCCAATGGAAGGTATCTAACTCCAGATGGAATTCTGTTTGGTGCAACAGCCACTGCACAGTGTAACCCAGG ATTTGTGGTTTCTGGAACTAAAATGAGAAATTGTGTTGATGCTGGTTGGGATGGGAGACCTGCGGAATGTGAAG tgATAAAATGTTTACCACCAGCCCAAATAGACCACGGAACTTATGAGCCTTTGGAAGATCATTATGATTATCTTAGTGTAGTCACTTACACTTGTAATCACCCTTATAGTCTTGATGGACCACAAACAATAAGCTGTTCTGATGATGCAACATTTCAACCTTCTCCTCCTCGGTGTGTGG atatcAAGTGTGATGCACCTAAAATAGATAATGCTATTAGAATCGAAGGCAAAGCACCACCCTAcactggtggaaattttgtcaATTACCAGTGTAATAAGGGCTACAAAATGAAGGGCACGGGTTATTTGGTTTGTGGCAAAAATGGATGGAATCCTCCTCCTCCAGTGTGCG taTCAA GTCCAGGTCCAGATCCAAGTCCAGGTCCAGGTCCAGGTCCAAGTCCAGGTCCAGGTCCAGAGAAAG GAAATGGTCTTGCGATTGGGCTTGGGGTTGCCGCTGGACTTGTGG TATTGATAACAGTTATTGTGTGCTGCGTGAAGAAAAG CTCTGGCTGGGGAAAGGTGCCCACTAGAAACGAAGCTTAA
- the LOC124398823 gene encoding membrane cofactor protein-like isoform X3, whose protein sequence is MGKTMWVTPSSSLILLLLTCLVKFGEIRAQCVRPVVGENRVLADDSGQTSFPEGSSVKFKCGTGYQPADPTASRTITCSGQQWTTLDLQCKKKSCGSPGELSNGRYLTPDGILFGATATAQCNPGFVVSGTKMRNCVDAGWDGRPAECEVIKCLPPAQIDHGTYEPLEDHYDYLSVVTYTCNHPYSLDGPQTISCSDDATFQPSPPRCVDIKCDAPKIDNAIRIEGKAPPYTGGNFVNYQCNKGYKMKGTGYLVCGKNGWNPPPPVCVSSPGPGPDPSPGPGPGPSPGPGPEKGNGLAIGLGVAAGLVVLITVIVCCVKKSSGWGKVPTRNEA, encoded by the exons ATGGGTAAAACCATGTGGGTGACACCGAGCTCCAGTCtgatcctcctcctcctcacatgTCTGGTGAAGTTCGGAGAAATTCGAG cACAATGCGTGAGACCCGTTGTTGGGGAAAACAGGGTTCTTGCTGATGATTCAGGCCAAACGAGTTTCCCTGAAGGATCATCAGTAAAATTCAAATGCGGCACTGGTTATCAGCCTGCAGATCCAACAGCTTCCCGGACAATCACGTGCAGTGGACAACAGTGGACCACACTAGATCTTCAGTGCAAAA aaaagtccTGTGGAAGTCCAGGAGAGTTGTCCAATGGAAGGTATCTAACTCCAGATGGAATTCTGTTTGGTGCAACAGCCACTGCACAGTGTAACCCAGG ATTTGTGGTTTCTGGAACTAAAATGAGAAATTGTGTTGATGCTGGTTGGGATGGGAGACCTGCGGAATGTGAAG tgATAAAATGTTTACCACCAGCCCAAATAGACCACGGAACTTATGAGCCTTTGGAAGATCATTATGATTATCTTAGTGTAGTCACTTACACTTGTAATCACCCTTATAGTCTTGATGGACCACAAACAATAAGCTGTTCTGATGATGCAACATTTCAACCTTCTCCTCCTCGGTGTGTGG atatcAAGTGTGATGCACCTAAAATAGATAATGCTATTAGAATCGAAGGCAAAGCACCACCCTAcactggtggaaattttgtcaATTACCAGTGTAATAAGGGCTACAAAATGAAGGGCACGGGTTATTTGGTTTGTGGCAAAAATGGATGGAATCCTCCTCCTCCAGTGTGCG taTCAA GTCCAGGTCCAGGTCCAGATCCAAGTCCAGGTCCAGGTCCAGGTCCAAGTCCAGGTCCAGGTCCAGAGAAAG GAAATGGTCTTGCGATTGGGCTTGGGGTTGCCGCTGGACTTGTGG TATTGATAACAGTTATTGTGTGCTGCGTGAAGAAAAG CTCTGGCTGGGGAAAGGTGCCCACTAGAAACGAAGCTTAA
- the LOC124398823 gene encoding membrane cofactor protein-like isoform X6, whose translation MGKTMWVTPSSSLILLLLTCLVKFGEIRAQCVRPVVGENRVLADDSGQTSFPEGSSVKFKCGTGYQPADPTASRTITCSGQQWTTLDLQCKKKSCGSPGELSNGRYLTPDGILFGATATAQCNPGFVVSGTKMRNCVDAGWDGRPAECEVIKCLPPAQIDHGTYEPLEDHYDYLSVVTYTCNHPYSLDGPQTISCSDDATFQPSPPRCVDIKCDAPKIDNAIRIEGKAPPYTGGNFVNYQCNKGYKMKGTGYLVCGKNGWNPPPPVCGNGLAIGLGVAAGLVVLITVIVCCVKKSSGWGKVPTRNEA comes from the exons ATGGGTAAAACCATGTGGGTGACACCGAGCTCCAGTCtgatcctcctcctcctcacatgTCTGGTGAAGTTCGGAGAAATTCGAG cACAATGCGTGAGACCCGTTGTTGGGGAAAACAGGGTTCTTGCTGATGATTCAGGCCAAACGAGTTTCCCTGAAGGATCATCAGTAAAATTCAAATGCGGCACTGGTTATCAGCCTGCAGATCCAACAGCTTCCCGGACAATCACGTGCAGTGGACAACAGTGGACCACACTAGATCTTCAGTGCAAAA aaaagtccTGTGGAAGTCCAGGAGAGTTGTCCAATGGAAGGTATCTAACTCCAGATGGAATTCTGTTTGGTGCAACAGCCACTGCACAGTGTAACCCAGG ATTTGTGGTTTCTGGAACTAAAATGAGAAATTGTGTTGATGCTGGTTGGGATGGGAGACCTGCGGAATGTGAAG tgATAAAATGTTTACCACCAGCCCAAATAGACCACGGAACTTATGAGCCTTTGGAAGATCATTATGATTATCTTAGTGTAGTCACTTACACTTGTAATCACCCTTATAGTCTTGATGGACCACAAACAATAAGCTGTTCTGATGATGCAACATTTCAACCTTCTCCTCCTCGGTGTGTGG atatcAAGTGTGATGCACCTAAAATAGATAATGCTATTAGAATCGAAGGCAAAGCACCACCCTAcactggtggaaattttgtcaATTACCAGTGTAATAAGGGCTACAAAATGAAGGGCACGGGTTATTTGGTTTGTGGCAAAAATGGATGGAATCCTCCTCCTCCAGTGTGCG GAAATGGTCTTGCGATTGGGCTTGGGGTTGCCGCTGGACTTGTGG TATTGATAACAGTTATTGTGTGCTGCGTGAAGAAAAG CTCTGGCTGGGGAAAGGTGCCCACTAGAAACGAAGCTTAA
- the LOC124398823 gene encoding membrane cofactor protein-like isoform X1, which translates to MGKTMWVTPSSSLILLLLTCLVKFGEIRAQCVRPVVGENRVLADDSGQTSFPEGSSVKFKCGTGYQPADPTASRTITCSGQQWTTLDLQCKKKSCGSPGELSNGRYLTPDGILFGATATAQCNPGFVVSGTKMRNCVDAGWDGRPAECEVIKCLPPAQIDHGTYEPLEDHYDYLSVVTYTCNHPYSLDGPQTISCSDDATFQPSPPRCVDIKCDAPKIDNAIRIEGKAPPYTGGNFVNYQCNKGYKMKGTGYLVCGKNGWNPPPPVCGNVVQCLTLLLITSHTLHSLMSIMWHQCKVKLKGKNALNLIVRNFIIQQDSQCQYKKKKKKTIIRGEKWPSHSLDFNLNSDLSFEEGPEGRNP; encoded by the exons ATGGGTAAAACCATGTGGGTGACACCGAGCTCCAGTCtgatcctcctcctcctcacatgTCTGGTGAAGTTCGGAGAAATTCGAG cACAATGCGTGAGACCCGTTGTTGGGGAAAACAGGGTTCTTGCTGATGATTCAGGCCAAACGAGTTTCCCTGAAGGATCATCAGTAAAATTCAAATGCGGCACTGGTTATCAGCCTGCAGATCCAACAGCTTCCCGGACAATCACGTGCAGTGGACAACAGTGGACCACACTAGATCTTCAGTGCAAAA aaaagtccTGTGGAAGTCCAGGAGAGTTGTCCAATGGAAGGTATCTAACTCCAGATGGAATTCTGTTTGGTGCAACAGCCACTGCACAGTGTAACCCAGG ATTTGTGGTTTCTGGAACTAAAATGAGAAATTGTGTTGATGCTGGTTGGGATGGGAGACCTGCGGAATGTGAAG tgATAAAATGTTTACCACCAGCCCAAATAGACCACGGAACTTATGAGCCTTTGGAAGATCATTATGATTATCTTAGTGTAGTCACTTACACTTGTAATCACCCTTATAGTCTTGATGGACCACAAACAATAAGCTGTTCTGATGATGCAACATTTCAACCTTCTCCTCCTCGGTGTGTGG atatcAAGTGTGATGCACCTAAAATAGATAATGCTATTAGAATCGAAGGCAAAGCACCACCCTAcactggtggaaattttgtcaATTACCAGTGTAATAAGGGCTACAAAATGAAGGGCACGGGTTATTTGGTTTGTGGCAAAAATGGATGGAATCCTCCTCCTCCAGTGTGCGGTAATGTTGTTCAAtgcttgacattattgttaatcacatcacacacactccattcatTAATGTCAATCATGTGGCATCAGTGCAAAGTTAAACTCAAAGGGAAAAATGCACTTAATCTAATTGTGAGGAACTTTATCATACAGCAAGATTCACAatgtcaatataaaaaaaaaaaaaaaaaaacaattatcagGGGGGAAAAGTGGCCAAGTCACTCACTCGACTTTAATCTAAATAGCGATTTATCTTTTGAAGAGGGGCCTGAAGGTAGAAATCCATAA
- the LOC124398823 gene encoding membrane cofactor protein-like isoform X7, whose translation MGKTMWVTPSSSLILLLLTCLVKFGEIRAQCVRPVVGENRVLADDSGQTSFPEGSSVKFKCGTGYQPADPTASRTITCSGQQWTTLDLQCKKKSCGSPGELSNGRYLTPDGILFGATATAQCNPGFVVSGTKMRNCVDAGWDGRPAECEVIKCLPPAQIDHGTYEPLEDHYDYLSVVTYTCNHPYSLDGPQTISCSDDATFQPSPPRCVDIKCDAPKIDNAIRIEGKAPPYTGGNFVNYQCNKGYKMKGTGYLVCGKNGWNPPPPVCGNGLAIGLGVAAGLVVLITVIVCCVKKRMGSQ comes from the exons ATGGGTAAAACCATGTGGGTGACACCGAGCTCCAGTCtgatcctcctcctcctcacatgTCTGGTGAAGTTCGGAGAAATTCGAG cACAATGCGTGAGACCCGTTGTTGGGGAAAACAGGGTTCTTGCTGATGATTCAGGCCAAACGAGTTTCCCTGAAGGATCATCAGTAAAATTCAAATGCGGCACTGGTTATCAGCCTGCAGATCCAACAGCTTCCCGGACAATCACGTGCAGTGGACAACAGTGGACCACACTAGATCTTCAGTGCAAAA aaaagtccTGTGGAAGTCCAGGAGAGTTGTCCAATGGAAGGTATCTAACTCCAGATGGAATTCTGTTTGGTGCAACAGCCACTGCACAGTGTAACCCAGG ATTTGTGGTTTCTGGAACTAAAATGAGAAATTGTGTTGATGCTGGTTGGGATGGGAGACCTGCGGAATGTGAAG tgATAAAATGTTTACCACCAGCCCAAATAGACCACGGAACTTATGAGCCTTTGGAAGATCATTATGATTATCTTAGTGTAGTCACTTACACTTGTAATCACCCTTATAGTCTTGATGGACCACAAACAATAAGCTGTTCTGATGATGCAACATTTCAACCTTCTCCTCCTCGGTGTGTGG atatcAAGTGTGATGCACCTAAAATAGATAATGCTATTAGAATCGAAGGCAAAGCACCACCCTAcactggtggaaattttgtcaATTACCAGTGTAATAAGGGCTACAAAATGAAGGGCACGGGTTATTTGGTTTGTGGCAAAAATGGATGGAATCCTCCTCCTCCAGTGTGCG GAAATGGTCTTGCGATTGGGCTTGGGGTTGCCGCTGGACTTGTGG TATTGATAACAGTTATTGTGTGCTGCGTGAAGAAAAG AATGGGCTCCCAGTAA
- the atp6ap1b gene encoding V-type proton ATPase subunit S1b, whose amino-acid sequence MPEVASQSGCVSAMAKFIVLFLFSLLCACRAQVPLIMWTSDGYTLPTLEEPTAGEIVSGAKFESYLKSALTTSPHTVLLFLQAELSMDDFTAYGGVYGNKKDSVFVNLESALQASTTKVLPSLDWTAAESVEEIFQQQLGVPALSVVPSELGQLQLNTAEPSLLLIRLPYTTGAQSKELLRKNDETIGNVLTILQAQSVPYTAVYTGLKPSHVIQDETSMVWGLAGRSLLQAPLQADGKPPVAFNNTEGKPCILLWADQLKLRYDKGNVFDLALLTFNGSATLEGSFCNASVARLVLNYKNVLNFRSLQLIFSMRNSFFPVSARFWSVMEQVVLNYDGQTAIFNGSHDIYNPAEYSFHCQEVSTARNPLLVPRNKDDSATRWTVLFTDFQIQGFNVTGPFSYANDCASFFTPGIWMGLLTALLMVFILTYGLHMIMQLRTMDRFDDPKGPSISVPQNE is encoded by the exons CTTAATCATGTGGACCAGTGATGG gtacACTTTGCCAACCCTTGAGGAACCGACGGCTGGTGAGATCGTGTCTGGTGCGAAGTTCGAGTCCTATCTAAAATCTGCCTtgacaacttcaccacacaCGGTGCTGCTGTTTTTACAGGCCGAG TTGAGCATGGATGATTTCACAGCATATGGCGGCGTGTACGGCAACAAGAAAGACAGCGTCTTTGTAAACTTGGAG TCCGCATTGCAGGCGTCCACGACCAAGGTGCTGCCGTCTCTGGATTGGACTGCAGCCGAATCGGTGGAGGAAATTTTCCAACAACAGCTCGGAGTTCCTGCACTCAGCGTTGTTCCATCAGAGCTCGGCCAGCTTCAACTGAACACAGCAGAGCCTTCGCTACTGCTCATCAGGCTCCCATACACCACTGG TGCCCAATCAAAAGAGCTTCTTAGAAAAAATG ATGAGACTATTGGAAATGTCCTGACTATACTGCAAGCTCAGAGTGTGCCTTACACCGCAGTTTACACCGGCCTGAAACCTTCTCAT GTGATTCAGGACGAGACGTCTATGGTTTGGGGACTGGCAGGACGCTCGCTGCTCCAGGCACCATTACAAGCAGATGGAAAACCTCCAGTGGCTTTCAACAATACTGAAGGAAAGCCTTGTATCCTGCTCTGGGCTGATCAACTGAAACTCCGCTATGATAAAGGAAATGTCTTTGATTTGGCATTGCTCACTTTCAATGGCTCGGCCACCCTGGAAGGTTCTTTCTGTAACGCAAGCGTTGCCAG ACTCGTCCTGAATTACAAAAACGTACTGAATTTCCGCTCCTTACAGCTGAT cttctcGATGCGCAACAGCTTCTTCCCCGTGTCAGCTCGTTTTTGGTCGGTCATGGAGCAGGTGGTGCTGAACTACGACGGCCAGACTGCCATCTTCAACGGCAGCCATGACATCTATAATCCTGCCGAATATTCTTTCCACTGTCAGGAAGTGAGCACAGCACGGAACCCATTACTGGTGCCACGCAATAAGGATGACAGCGCCACCCGCTGGACCGTCCTCTTCACCGACTTCCAG ATCCAGGGCTTTAACGTGACTGGGCCCTTCTCGTATGCCAACGACTGCGCCAGCTTCTTCACGCCGGGAATCTGGATGGGGCTGCTCACCGCTCTGCTCATGGTTTTCATCCTCACCTACGGTCTCCACATGATCATGCAGCTGCGCACCATGGACCGCTTCGACGACCCGAAAGGCCCAAGCATTTCAGTGCCTCAGAACGAGTAA
- the LOC124398823 gene encoding membrane cofactor protein-like isoform X2, translated as MGKTMWVTPSSSLILLLLTCLVKFGEIRAQCVRPVVGENRVLADDSGQTSFPEGSSVKFKCGTGYQPADPTASRTITCSGQQWTTLDLQCKKKSCGSPGELSNGRYLTPDGILFGATATAQCNPGFVVSGTKMRNCVDAGWDGRPAECEVIKCLPPAQIDHGTYEPLEDHYDYLSVVTYTCNHPYSLDGPQTISCSDDATFQPSPPRCVDIKCDAPKIDNAIRIEGKAPPYTGGNFVNYQCNKGYKMKGTGYLVCGKNGWNPPPPVCVSSPGPGPGPDPSPGPGPGPSPGPGPEKGNGLAIGLGVAAGLVVLITVIVCCVKKSSGWGKVPTRNEA; from the exons ATGGGTAAAACCATGTGGGTGACACCGAGCTCCAGTCtgatcctcctcctcctcacatgTCTGGTGAAGTTCGGAGAAATTCGAG cACAATGCGTGAGACCCGTTGTTGGGGAAAACAGGGTTCTTGCTGATGATTCAGGCCAAACGAGTTTCCCTGAAGGATCATCAGTAAAATTCAAATGCGGCACTGGTTATCAGCCTGCAGATCCAACAGCTTCCCGGACAATCACGTGCAGTGGACAACAGTGGACCACACTAGATCTTCAGTGCAAAA aaaagtccTGTGGAAGTCCAGGAGAGTTGTCCAATGGAAGGTATCTAACTCCAGATGGAATTCTGTTTGGTGCAACAGCCACTGCACAGTGTAACCCAGG ATTTGTGGTTTCTGGAACTAAAATGAGAAATTGTGTTGATGCTGGTTGGGATGGGAGACCTGCGGAATGTGAAG tgATAAAATGTTTACCACCAGCCCAAATAGACCACGGAACTTATGAGCCTTTGGAAGATCATTATGATTATCTTAGTGTAGTCACTTACACTTGTAATCACCCTTATAGTCTTGATGGACCACAAACAATAAGCTGTTCTGATGATGCAACATTTCAACCTTCTCCTCCTCGGTGTGTGG atatcAAGTGTGATGCACCTAAAATAGATAATGCTATTAGAATCGAAGGCAAAGCACCACCCTAcactggtggaaattttgtcaATTACCAGTGTAATAAGGGCTACAAAATGAAGGGCACGGGTTATTTGGTTTGTGGCAAAAATGGATGGAATCCTCCTCCTCCAGTGTGCG taTCAA GTCCAGGTCCAGGTCCAGGTCCAGATCCAAGTCCAGGTCCAGGTCCAGGTCCAAGTCCAGGTCCAGGTCCAGAGAAAG GAAATGGTCTTGCGATTGGGCTTGGGGTTGCCGCTGGACTTGTGG TATTGATAACAGTTATTGTGTGCTGCGTGAAGAAAAG CTCTGGCTGGGGAAAGGTGCCCACTAGAAACGAAGCTTAA
- the LOC124398823 gene encoding membrane cofactor protein-like isoform X5, with protein MGKTMWVTPSSSLILLLLTCLVKFGEIRAQCVRPVVGENRVLADDSGQTSFPEGSSVKFKCGTGYQPADPTASRTITCSGQQWTTLDLQCKKKSCGSPGELSNGRYLTPDGILFGATATAQCNPGFVVSGTKMRNCVDAGWDGRPAECEVIKCLPPAQIDHGTYEPLEDHYDYLSVVTYTCNHPYSLDGPQTISCSDDATFQPSPPRCVDIKCDAPKIDNAIRIEGKAPPYTGGNFVNYQCNKGYKMKGTGYLVCGKNGWNPPPPVCVSSPGPGPGPDPSPGPGPGPSPGPGPEKGNGLAIGLGVAAGLVVLITVIVCCVKKRMGSQ; from the exons ATGGGTAAAACCATGTGGGTGACACCGAGCTCCAGTCtgatcctcctcctcctcacatgTCTGGTGAAGTTCGGAGAAATTCGAG cACAATGCGTGAGACCCGTTGTTGGGGAAAACAGGGTTCTTGCTGATGATTCAGGCCAAACGAGTTTCCCTGAAGGATCATCAGTAAAATTCAAATGCGGCACTGGTTATCAGCCTGCAGATCCAACAGCTTCCCGGACAATCACGTGCAGTGGACAACAGTGGACCACACTAGATCTTCAGTGCAAAA aaaagtccTGTGGAAGTCCAGGAGAGTTGTCCAATGGAAGGTATCTAACTCCAGATGGAATTCTGTTTGGTGCAACAGCCACTGCACAGTGTAACCCAGG ATTTGTGGTTTCTGGAACTAAAATGAGAAATTGTGTTGATGCTGGTTGGGATGGGAGACCTGCGGAATGTGAAG tgATAAAATGTTTACCACCAGCCCAAATAGACCACGGAACTTATGAGCCTTTGGAAGATCATTATGATTATCTTAGTGTAGTCACTTACACTTGTAATCACCCTTATAGTCTTGATGGACCACAAACAATAAGCTGTTCTGATGATGCAACATTTCAACCTTCTCCTCCTCGGTGTGTGG atatcAAGTGTGATGCACCTAAAATAGATAATGCTATTAGAATCGAAGGCAAAGCACCACCCTAcactggtggaaattttgtcaATTACCAGTGTAATAAGGGCTACAAAATGAAGGGCACGGGTTATTTGGTTTGTGGCAAAAATGGATGGAATCCTCCTCCTCCAGTGTGCG taTCAA GTCCAGGTCCAGGTCCAGGTCCAGATCCAAGTCCAGGTCCAGGTCCAGGTCCAAGTCCAGGTCCAGGTCCAGAGAAAG GAAATGGTCTTGCGATTGGGCTTGGGGTTGCCGCTGGACTTGTGG TATTGATAACAGTTATTGTGTGCTGCGTGAAGAAAAG AATGGGCTCCCAGTAA